Proteins encoded by one window of Planctomycetia bacterium:
- a CDS encoding site-specific DNA-methyltransferase yields MAKQKRPVLKPVKKKLSRPKLAKAAEYRHKEEALARPDVGTQPQFRKKAPPKTYRYDSSLAPSLEWDAGNPVREEGEALLRQLQEAATLDEAKSVAAKLAALGKPFLNWAGKPERTSFDVPTLPLFIHERLSTRAILETLKGHRADRQLGLFDLFADPQRPIHEQVLRAYEYKDDWVNRMILGDSLVAMNSLLHYESLGGQVQMIYMDPPYGVKFGSNFQPFVRKRDVTHNDDEDMTREPEMVQAYRDTWELGLHSYLTYLRDRLLLSRELLAPTGSIFVQISDENLHHVRELLDEVFGAENFVSQISFQTTSGFETSTIATLGDFLLWYARDKGRVKVRKLFAPQPVILGEGNAKWVLLPDGSYRGVTAAERRGEIPLPKDARLYIPDNIQGQGAASTDQTFIFDGKPYRPGSTSHWKASFPKGMEVLAKAGRLHAAKESLRYRRYADDFPYTERGNIWTDTLTGNFTDEKIYVVQTNTKVAERCLLLATDPGDLVVDPTCGSGTTAYVAEQWGRRWITMDTSRVPLALARQRLLTATFPWYGLKDETRGPAGGFIYKRRQNSKGDEVGGIVPHITLGSIANNEPPKEEVLVDRPEELKGVTRVTGPFVFEATIPTAMGLDAEPASKKEAPDQTANAEATIVDRMLEILRHSPVVQIGGGATVTFRNLRRPAKTLSLSAEAVVDPSGKGKSVRLDEAVQAADEANRVSLPFSGKPVALVFGPENGAIAERLVWEAAREATAKNYSHLYVIGFAIQPPARQLIENCEQAVGIPATYVQATPDLMMGDLLKNMRSSQILSVCGLPEIAVRGTKAPAHETSKEKRGGLWFEVELLGLDVFDPATMQVMHKKGDDVPAWLLDTDYNGLSFHVSQAFFPRTQAWDNLKRALKGEYEDSVWAHLAGNVSVPFEAGTHKQIAVKVIDDRGNELMVTQDLRDTK; encoded by the coding sequence ATGGCAAAACAAAAACGGCCGGTCCTTAAACCGGTGAAGAAAAAGCTTTCCCGACCCAAGCTCGCCAAAGCGGCCGAGTACCGGCACAAGGAGGAAGCGCTCGCCCGGCCAGACGTCGGCACTCAACCGCAGTTCAGGAAGAAAGCGCCGCCAAAGACCTACCGGTACGATTCTTCGCTGGCCCCCTCGCTCGAATGGGATGCCGGCAATCCCGTTCGCGAAGAGGGCGAGGCACTGTTGCGGCAGTTGCAGGAGGCGGCGACGCTCGACGAGGCCAAGTCCGTCGCGGCAAAACTGGCGGCGCTCGGAAAGCCTTTTCTCAATTGGGCCGGAAAGCCCGAGAGGACCTCGTTCGATGTGCCGACGTTACCGCTTTTCATTCACGAGCGTCTGTCGACCCGTGCCATCCTCGAGACTCTGAAAGGTCATCGCGCCGATAGGCAATTGGGTCTGTTCGATCTGTTCGCCGATCCGCAGCGTCCAATTCACGAACAGGTGCTGAGGGCCTACGAATACAAGGACGACTGGGTCAATCGCATGATCCTTGGCGATTCGCTGGTCGCGATGAATTCGCTGCTTCATTACGAGTCGCTCGGCGGACAGGTGCAGATGATCTACATGGATCCGCCCTACGGCGTGAAGTTCGGCTCGAACTTCCAGCCTTTCGTGCGCAAGCGCGACGTCACGCACAACGACGATGAGGACATGACGCGCGAGCCGGAAATGGTGCAGGCCTACCGCGATACCTGGGAATTGGGTCTGCATTCCTACCTGACTTACTTGCGCGACCGATTGCTCCTGTCGCGGGAGTTGCTCGCTCCGACCGGCTCGATCTTTGTGCAGATCTCTGATGAGAACTTGCACCATGTGCGTGAGTTGCTGGATGAAGTGTTTGGTGCCGAGAATTTCGTCTCTCAGATCAGCTTTCAAACTACGTCGGGCTTCGAGACATCGACAATCGCGACTCTCGGTGACTTTCTGCTTTGGTATGCGCGCGACAAAGGAAGAGTGAAAGTACGCAAGCTTTTCGCTCCTCAGCCGGTTATTTTGGGTGAGGGAAACGCAAAGTGGGTACTCCTTCCAGATGGAAGTTATCGCGGAGTTACGGCTGCTGAGCGCCGTGGAGAAATTCCGTTGCCAAAGGATGCTCGCCTTTACATTCCTGACAATATCCAAGGACAAGGAGCCGCAAGTACCGACCAGACGTTTATCTTCGACGGCAAACCATATAGGCCTGGATCCACGTCGCACTGGAAGGCAAGTTTTCCGAAGGGAATGGAAGTACTAGCCAAAGCTGGGCGCTTGCATGCGGCGAAAGAAAGTCTTCGATATCGGAGGTATGCAGACGATTTCCCTTACACGGAGCGCGGAAACATCTGGACGGATACGCTTACCGGCAACTTTACCGACGAGAAAATTTACGTCGTACAAACCAACACCAAGGTCGCCGAACGCTGTTTGCTGCTTGCAACCGATCCGGGTGACTTGGTGGTGGATCCCACCTGCGGTTCCGGCACAACCGCCTACGTCGCCGAACAATGGGGTCGCCGCTGGATCACGATGGATACGTCCCGAGTCCCATTGGCTCTCGCTCGCCAGCGCCTCCTGACCGCCACCTTTCCCTGGTACGGGCTGAAGGACGAAACGCGAGGCCCCGCGGGAGGATTCATCTACAAGCGCCGGCAGAATTCGAAGGGCGACGAAGTCGGCGGGATCGTGCCTCATATCACCTTGGGATCGATCGCGAACAATGAGCCTCCCAAGGAGGAGGTGCTCGTGGATCGTCCTGAGGAATTGAAGGGCGTTACCCGAGTTACGGGTCCGTTCGTGTTTGAGGCGACGATCCCGACGGCGATGGGACTAGATGCGGAGCCCGCGTCTAAGAAAGAGGCTCCCGACCAGACAGCGAACGCGGAAGCAACCATTGTCGATCGAATGCTCGAAATTCTGCGCCACTCCCCGGTGGTGCAGATCGGTGGGGGTGCGACGGTAACCTTCCGCAATCTGCGCCGGCCCGCGAAGACGCTTTCTCTCTCGGCTGAAGCGGTGGTCGATCCCTCCGGCAAAGGGAAGTCCGTTCGATTGGACGAGGCCGTACAGGCCGCCGATGAAGCCAACCGCGTAAGTCTGCCGTTTTCTGGCAAGCCGGTTGCACTGGTGTTTGGGCCGGAAAACGGCGCAATCGCCGAGCGCCTGGTCTGGGAGGCGGCACGCGAGGCCACGGCCAAGAACTATTCACACCTTTACGTGATCGGCTTCGCCATCCAGCCGCCCGCCAGGCAACTGATCGAGAACTGCGAGCAGGCAGTAGGCATTCCGGCCACCTACGTGCAGGCCACGCCGGATTTGATGATGGGCGATCTGCTCAAGAATATGCGCTCCTCCCAGATCCTGTCCGTATGCGGCCTACCGGAGATTGCGGTCAGAGGGACGAAGGCGCCAGCCCACGAAACGTCGAAAGAAAAGCGAGGCGGTCTGTGGTTCGAAGTCGAGCTGCTCGGCCTGGACGTCTTCGATCCGGCCACTATGCAGGTCATGCACAAGAAGGGAGACGATGTGCCGGCATGGTTGCTCGATACCGACTACAACGGATTATCGTTTCACGTTTCGCAAGCATTTTTTCCTCGAACTCAGGCCTGGGACAATCTGAAGCGGGCATTGAAGGGTGAATACGAAGATAGTGTCTGGGCCCATCTGGCGGGCAATGTTTCGGTGCCCTTCGAGGCAGGCACGCACAAGCAAATTGCGGTCAAGGTAATCGACGATCGTGGAAACGAATTGATGGTGACGCAGGACCTGAGAGACACCAAATGA